Proteins from a single region of Kluyveromyces lactis strain NRRL Y-1140 chromosome A complete sequence:
- the BUD32 gene encoding serine/threonine protein kinase BUD32 (highly similar to uniprot|P53323 Saccharomyces cerevisiae YGR262C BUD32 Protein involved in bud-site selection diploid mutants display a random budding pattern instead of the wild-type bipolar pattern), with protein MSAEIIASIADVLTDNIPLTPISQGAEAVVFTSPVHPYLPKNRTDGDDKLYILKYRPEKKYRHPVIDKTLTKHRTLGESRLLAKLRLIDGLNVPKLIGCDPYHGCIWLEFLGEDLPNGHGFSNLKNFLWMNASDPYSDLVRDTMINVGKQIGLMHWNDYCHGDLTTSNIVLVRAGEDWQPYLIDFGLGSISTLVEDKGVDLYVLERAIISTHSSFANRYNLWVLEGFKSVFESHGKAGLGKYKDLIRRFEEVRLRGRKRSMIG; from the coding sequence ATGTCTGCCGAAATAATTGCTAGCATAGCCGATGTGTTAACTGATAACATCCCTTTAACACCAATCTCTCAGGGCGCTGAGGCAGTTGTATTTACATCACCGGTACATCCATATTTGCCCAAGAACAGAACAGATGGTGACGATAAGTTATacatcttgaaatatagaCCTGAGAAGAAATACAGACACCCTGTGATAGACAAGACATTAACTAAACATAGGACACTAGGGGAATCGAGGCTTTTAGCTAAATTAAGGCTAATTGATGGGCTGAACGTTCCAAAATTAATAGGATGTGATCCATATCACGGGTGTATCTGGCTAGAGTTCTTGGGAGAAGACTTACCTAATGGACATGGTTTCAGCAACTTAAAGAATTTTCTATGGATGAATGCCTCTGATCCCTATTCCGATCTTGTTAGGGATACTATGATCAATGTCGGCAAACAGATCGGGTTAATGCATTGGAACGATTATTGTCATGGAGATTTAACAACCTCGAACATTGTTTTAGTCAGAGCAGGAGAGGATTGGCAGCCATATCTGATCGACTTTGGTCTAGGATCCATATCAACATTAGTGGAAGACAAAGGCGTTGATTTGTACGTGTTAGAGAGAGCCATCATAAGTACTCATTCATCATTTGCTAATAGATATAACTTATGGGTTCTTGAAGGTTTCAAAAGCGTATTTGAATCTCATGGTAAAGCAGGGCTTGGGAAGTATAAAGATTTAATTAGAAGGTTTGAAGAGGTTAGGTTACGTGGTAGAAAGAGAAGTATGATCGGATAA
- the MES1 gene encoding methionine--tRNA ligase MES1 (highly similar to uniprot|P00958 Saccharomyces cerevisiae YGR264C MES1 Methionyl-tRNA synthetase forms a complex with glutamyl-tRNA synthetase (Gus1p) and Arc1p which increases the catalytic efficiency of both tRNA synthetases also has a role in nuclear export of tRNAs), which yields MTNIRRNGDRFTTKRATDTLRPISLAMASSHISFDQSKGHTSALQLANNIKLAYALLSSGNLKLEENKDVLIPQLVIDSTGFRLFDANAILRYVLNDFEEEESNEYNFAVSSLEAFASHKDPIKEHLAEAVQKSLDNYLTSVEEPLSATRIVIFANTYALDPAAVEARITSLPERLQEALKLAKTKIVRSSTDYKHTGAVNVSQEHLMKSQDAEILPKEGERNILITSALPYVNNVPHLGNIVGSVLSADIYSRFAKGRNYNALYICGTDEYGTATETKALEDGVTPRELCDKYHKVHSDVYKWFQIGFDYFGRTTTEKQTAIAQDIFMKLYDRGFLEEQTMKQLYCPAHKGYLADRYVEGTCPKCGYEDARGDQCDKCGALLNPFELIDPRCKLDDGVPEPRDSDHIFMSLDKLEPEIKKWVDEASSKGNWSKNSKTITQSWLKEGLHPRCITRDLVWGTPVPLENYKEKVLYVWFDACIGYVSITANYTNKWEQWWKNPNNIDLYQFMGKDNVPFHTVIFPGSQLGTGDDWTMLHHLNTTEYLQYEGGKFSKSRSIGVFGNNAQEIGLSPSVWRYYLISVRPETSDSQFSWSDFAARNNSELLANLGNFVNRVVKFVNAKYNGVVPDFNVDNLPGYAQLKKDIDEILTNYVDNMEKVHLRRGLEIAMTLSARGNQFLQDNKLDNSLFAQEPAKSDAVVGVALNIIYTVASIMSPFIPETSEIIYRMLNAPALRIDDHFNLPIRPGHNINKAEYLFSRIDEKDVEKWRSKHSGKQV from the coding sequence ATGACTAACATTCGAAGAAATGGCGACAGATTTACCACTAAGAGGGCCACTGATACACTAAGACCCATCAGCCTAGCTATGGCATCAtctcatatttcttttgacCAGTCCAAAGGTCACACTTCCGCTTTACAGTTGGCcaacaatatcaaattaGCTTATGCTCTTCTATCATCTggaaatttgaaattggaagaGAACAAGGATGTTCTCATCCCACAGTTGGTCATTGATTCCACTGGGTTCCGTTTATTCGATGCTAATGCTATCTTGAGATATGTTTTGAACGATtttgaagaggaagaatcTAACGAGTACAATTTCGCTGtatcttctttggaagCATTCGCTTCGCATAAAGATCCGATCAAAGAACATCTTGCTGAAGCGGTGCAGAAATCGTTGGATAATTATTTAACAAGCGTCGAGGAACCTTTGTCTGCCACTAGAATTGTTATTTTTGCAAACACATACGCTTTAGACCCTGCTGCTGTTGAGGCGAGAATCACTTCTTTGCCGGAGAGACTACAAgaagctttgaaattggCCAAGACGAAGATCGTCCGTTCTTCAACTGATTATAAGCACACAGGTGCGGTAAATGTGTCACAAGAGCATTTGATGAAGTCTCAGGATGCTGAAATTTTGCCAAAGGAGGGAGAACgtaatattttgattaCGTCTGCTTTGCCATACGTCAACAACGTACCACATTTGGGTAACATTGTCGGTAGTGTTTTATCTGCTGATATTTATTCTCGTTTCGCCAAGGGTAGAAACTACAACGCACTATACATCTGTGGTACCGATGAATACGGTACAGCAACTGAGACCAAGGCTTTGGAAGATGGTGTCACACCTCGTGAATTATGTGACAAATACCATAAGGTTCATTCTGACGTTTACAAATGGTTCCAAATcggatttgattatttCGGTAGAACCACTACCGAAAAGCAAACTGCCATTGCTCAAGACATTTTCATGAAGTTATATGATAGAGGCTTTTTGGAAGAGCAGACAATGAAACAGTTGTACTGCCCAGCTCACAAGGGTTACTTAGCTGATAGATATGTGGAAGGTACATGTCCAAAATGTGGTTACGAAGACGCTCGTGGTGATCAATGTGATAAGTGTGGTGCTTTGTTGAACCCATTCGAATTGATTGACCCTCGTTGTAAGCTAGATGACGGTGTTCCTGAACCACGTGATTCCGACCATATCTTCATGTCGTTGGATAAGCTGGAACCAGAAATCAAGAAATGGGTCGATGAAGCCTCTTCTAAGGGTAATTGGTCCAAGAATTCTAAGACTATCACTCAATCTTGGTTGAAGGAAGGTCTTCATCCTCGTTGTATTACCAGAGATTTGGTTTGGGGTACTCCAGTGCCACTTGAAAACTATAAGGAGAAAGTGTTATACGTTTGGTTCGATGCCTGTATTGGTTACGTTTCTATCACCGCCAATTACACTAACAAATGGGAACAATGGTGGAAGAATCCTAACAACATTGATCTATATCAATTCATGGGTAAAGATAATGTCCCATTCCACACTGTTATTTTCCCAGGTTCTCAACTGGGTACCGGTGATGACTGGACCATGTTGCATCATTTGAATACCACAGAATATTTACAATATGAAGGTGGTAAATTCTCCAAATCCAGAAGTATCGGTGTCTTCGGTAACAACGCACAAGAAATTGGTTTGTCACCTAGTGTATGGAGATACTATTTGATTTCTGTAAGGCCAGAAACTTCTGATTCCCAATTCTCTTGGAGTGACTTTGCTGCTAGAAACAATAGCGAACTTCTAGCAAACTTGGGTAACTTCGTGAACAGAGTAGTGAAATTCGTCAACGCAAAATACAACGGTGTCGTGCCAGACTTCAACGTTGACAACCTACCAGGTTACGcacaattgaaaaaggatATAGATGAAATTCTAACTAATTACGTGGACAATATGGAGAAAGTGCACTTGAGACGTGGTTTGGAAATCGCAATGACTTTATCCGCTCGTGGTAACCAATTTTTACAGGACAACAAATTGGATAACTCTTTATTCGCTCAAGAACCTGCTAAGTCTGATGCCGTTGTTGGTGTTGCATTAAACATTATCTACACTGTCGCATCTATCATGTCTCCATTCATTCCAGAGACTTCGGAAATCATCTACAGAATGCTAAATGCTCCAGCTCTGCGTATCGACGATCACTTCAACCTACCTATCAGACCTGGCCATAACATTAACAAGGCCGAATACTTATTCAGCCGTATCGATGAAAAGGATGTCGAGAAGTGGAGAAGTAAGCACTCCGGCAAACAAGTGTAA
- the HAS1 gene encoding ATP-dependent RNA helicase HAS1 (highly similar to uniprot|Q03532 Saccharomyces cerevisiae YMR290C HAS1 ATP-dependent RNA helicase localizes to both the nuclear periphery and nucleolus highly enriched in nuclear pore complex fractions): protein MAGNKRVRDAESEQDHAETETVVKDTATTGEVEGSFSDLKLSDGTMKAIGKMGFTQMTAVQTRTIPPLLAGKDVLGAAKTGSGKTLAFLIPAIEMLHSLKFKPRNGTGVIVITPTRELALQIFGVARELMEFHSQTFGIVIGGANRRQEADKLMKGVNILIATPGRLLDHLQNTKGFIFKNLKALVIDEADRILEIGFEDEMRQIIKILPNEDRQSMLFSATQTTKVEDLARISLRPGPLFINVDSEKDTSTADGLEQGYVVCESDKRFLLLFSFLKRNQKKKVIVFLSSCNSVKYYAELLNYIDLPVLELHGKQKQQKRTNTFFEFCNAERGILVCTDVAARGLDIPAVDWIIQFDPPDDPRDYIHRVGRTARGTKGKGKSLMFLTPTELGFLRYLKAAKVPLNEYEFPTNKIANVQAQLEKLIKSNYYLHQIAKDGYRSYLQAYASHSLKTVYQIDKLDLAKVAKSYGFPVPPKVNITIGASGKTPATKKRRTKD, encoded by the coding sequence ATGGCAGGTAACAAACGTGTCAGAGACGCTGAGTCTGAACAAGACCATGCGGAAACCGAAACTGTAGTCAAGGACACTGCTACTACTGGTGAAGTAGAGGGTTCTTTTAGTGATTTGAAGCTTAGTGATGGTACCATGAAGGCTATCGGTAAGATGGGCTTCACGCAGATGACTGCTGTTCAGACTCGTACCATTCCTCCTCTTTTGGCAGGGAAGGATGTGTTGGGTGCTGCCAAGACCGGTTCAGGTAAGACTTTGGCATTTTTGATTCCAGCTATCGAGATGTTacattctttgaaattcaagCCAAGAAATGGTACCGGTGTCATTGTGATTACTCCTACGAGAGAATTAGCGTTGCAAATCTTTGGTGTTGCTCGTGAATTGATGGAATTCCACAGTCAAACTTTTGGTATTGTCATTGGAGGTGCAAACCGTAGACAAGAAGCGGATAAGTTAATGAAAGGTGTTAACATCTTGATTGCTACTCCAGGTCGTTTGTTGGATCATTTACAAAACACTAAGGGCTTCATCTTTAAGAACTTGAAGGCTCTTGTCATCGATGAAGCGGATCGTATCTTGGAAATTGGGttcgaagatgaaatgagaCAGATTATCAAGATCTTACCAAACGAGGATAGACAATCGATGCTTTTCTCTGCTACACAGACCACTAAGGTTGAGGATTTGGCGCGTATCTCTTTGAGACCAGGTCCCTTGTTCATTAACGTGGATTCTGAGAAGGATACTTCAACGGCAGATGGGTTAGAACAAGGTTACGTTGTTTGCGAGAGCGATAAGAGATTCCTACTATTGTTCTCGTTCTTGAAGAGaaaccaaaagaagaaagtcATTGTTTTCTTATCGTCATGTAATTCTGTGAAGTACTACGCCGAACTTTTGAACTATATCGATTTACCAGTGTTGGAATTGCACGGTAAGCAAAAGCAACAGAAGAGAACAAACACTTTCTTCGAATTCTGTAACGCTGAACGTGGTATTCTAGTGTGTACCGATGTGGCAGCAAGAGGTTTGGATATCCCAGCGGTAGATTGGATCATCCAATTTGATCCTCCAGATGATCCAAGAGACTATATTCATAGAGTAGGAAGAACTGCAAGAGGTACCAAGGGTAAAGGTAAATCTTTGATGTTCTTGACCCCAACCGAATTAGGATTCCTAAGGTATTTGAAGGCTGCTAAGGTCCCATTGAACGAATACGAATTCCCCACTAATAAGATCGCTAACGTACAAGCacaattggaaaaactGATCAAATCGAACTATTACTTACATCAAATTGCTAAGGATGGTTACAGATCTTATCTACAAGCATATGCATCCCATTCCTTAAAAACGGTATATCAGATAGATAAACTTGATCTAGCCAAGGTCGCTAAATCGTACGGATTCCCTGTGCCTCCAAAGGTCAACATTACAATCGGTGCTAGTGGGAAGACCCCAGCCaccaagaaaagaagaaccaaggattga
- a CDS encoding uncharacterized protein (similar to uniprot|P53326 YGR266W Saccharomyces cerevisiae probably contains a single transmembrane span) gives MSDASTWFNEVDPRELYADKVIGCDGCGDSPLNGKKDGIVCGPILRLINVDYEKNLYRGSMLIVTKGEVAEPKVEFQVGQSEEKNLGSESKHPNLETGQFVATKFYSESDYSFYRYAIEIELDSVERMCKYSIDGKLEPQYRFFIPSQTTNFNTISVSCNGFSLSVDTTKFKGSMWYDILRKHANVHYHVILGGGDQIYSDSIKLYCESFQNWLKTSDPIKKYSTKCSPEMRSDMDQFYLKEYLEWFGYGHWKGSTENSRTTQRCFPIAMSTIPSINMFDDHDIIDGYGSYSHKFMFTDVFKSVGKSAYKYYMLFQHHTSIEEPEAYNKEKCWVIGAQPGAYIGEKSHSVYTRLGPTMAVLGIDCRTERKLTEICSKKTYDILFDKLAQDAKLGKLDHLLLMLGVPIAYPRLVWLEYIFSSKFLFIFKWLSKKGILAKGLVNEFNGDVELLDDLNDHWCAHYHKKERNYLLARLQDFSAKQGIRVTILSGDVHLASVGRFKSKVHTHHITSAKVDQDKKVLNEPEKDVRLMLNVISSAVVNTPPPDQMAKLLQKRVKNHHFDASTDEDSVPIFTTDVDGENRSSNAFMNRRNWSDIIPVTTVLKNKYLNDQYKFEIGDKIVPGRVGIKTQIDEKTNIGHIPYPVTEKGIIATIHIEKDTSSAESETVGYTIPIPELQATEENLSHAGIKHLDLA, from the coding sequence ATGTCCGATGCTTCCACCTGGTTCAATGAAGTGGATCCCCGTGAATTATACGCTGATAAGGTCATTGGGTGCGATGGGTGCGGTGATTCTCCGTTAAATGGGAAAAAAGATGGGATTGTTTGTGGTCCGATATTACGTCTCATAAACGTTGAttatgaaaagaatttgtaCCGTGGGTCGATGCTTATCGTTACCAAGGGTGAAGTTGCTGAGCCAAAAGTTGAATTTCAAGTTGGCCAGAGTGAGGAGAAGAATTTAGGGTCTGAATCCAAGCATCCTAATTTGGAAACGGGCCAATTTGTTGCGACGAAATTTTATTCGGAGTCTGATTACAGCTTCTATCGTTATGCGATTGAGATCGAGCTTGATTCTGTGGAACGTATGTGTAAGTATTCCATTGATGGTAAATTGGAACCTCAGTATAGGTTTTTCATCCCAAGCCAAACTACCAATTTTAACACAATTTCCGTGTCCTGTAATGGGTTTTCCTTGTCTGTTGATACTACCAAGTTCAAAGGGTCTATGTGGTACGATATCTTGAGGAAACATGCAAACGTCCATTATCATGTCATTTTAGGTGGTGGTGACCAGATTTATTCTGATTCCATCAAACTTTATTGTGAGAGCTTCCAAAACTGGCTGAAAACTAGCGACCCGATCAAGAAATATTCTACGAAATGTTCCCCGGAGATGAGATCTGACATGGACcagttttatttgaaagaatatttgGAATGGTTCGGGTACGGCCATTGGAAGGGGTCTACTGAAAATTCAAGGACCACCCAGAGATGTTTCCCAATTGCAATGTCGACTATCCCATCTATTAACATGTTTGATGACCACGATATCATCGACGGGTACGGTTCTTACTCTCATAAATTCATGTTTACTGACGTTTTCAAATCCGTTGGTAAATCCGCGTACAAGTACTACATGTTATTCCAGCATCATACCTCTATTGAGGAACCTGAAGCATATAACAAGGAAAAATGTTGGGTGATTGGCGCTCAGCCAGGTGCGTACATCGGCGAAAAATCCCATTCCGTTTATACTAGACTCGGCCCCACCATGGCTGTTCTTGGTATCGATTGTAGAACTGAACGTAAATTGACCGAGATCTGTTCCAAGAAAACCTACGATATCCTTTTTGATAAGTTGGCACAAGATGCGAAACTGGGCAAATTAGACCATCTTTTACTCATGCTCGGTGTTCCAATCGCTTATCCCAGATTAGTTTGGTTGGAGTACATCTTCTCCAGCAAgttcctcttcatcttcaaatggTTATCGAAGAAGGGGATCCTTGCCAAGGGCTTGGTGAATGAGTTTAATGGGGACGTCGAGCTATTGGACGATTTGAACGACCATTGGTGTGCGCATTACCATAAGAAGGAGAGAAACTATCTCTTGGCTAGATTACAAGACTTCTCAGCCAAGCAAGGGATCAGAGTTACCATCCTTTCTGGTGATGTCCACTTGGCCTCTGTCGGTAGATTCAAATCCAAGGTTCATACCCACCATATCACTTCTGCGAAAGTCGATCAAGACAAAAAAGTCTTGAACGAACCTGAAAAGGACGTCAGATTGATGTTGAACGTCATTTCAAGTGCTGTGGTAAACACACCACCACCAGACCAAATGGCCAAGTTGCTACAAAAAAGAGTGAAGAACCATCATTTCGATGCAAGCACGGACGAGGATTCGGTGCCAATCTTCACCACTGACGTCGATGGCGAAAATCGTTCCAGTAACGCCTTCATGAACCGTAGAAACTGGTCCGATATCATACCTGTCACGACGGTCCTCAAGAACAAATATCTAAACGACCAAtacaaatttgaaatcgGTGATAAGATAGTCCCTGGAAGAGTCGGAATCAAGACCCAAATTGACGAAAAGACTAATATTGGCCACATCCCATATCCAGTTACCGAAAAGGGTATTATTGCAACAattcatattgaaaaggatacCAGTTCTGCAGAATCAGAAACGGTAGGTTACACAATTCCAATCCCAGAACTACAAGCCACTGAAGAAAACCTCTCCCATGCAGGTATCAAGCATTTAGATCTAGCATAA
- the TDA1 gene encoding protein kinase TDA1 (similar to uniprot|Q03533 Saccharomyces cerevisiae YMR291W) encodes MSIATSDYSRIDDKVWPTANRTGPKEDPSKYHCTYVTKKVALGDGHFSVVKECMNTMTGDRYAMKLVHKSLVMDKLQLIQREVSVLKRVSSLIRELETLNQKVAGSGSNHGDVFEGHHHVLQLFDFFETSKSIVLVTQLCESEDLYDKILNAGHLDLETQVKPFTACLLSALQFLHGNGIIHRDLKAENVLFRLKTKTNMIELPRDDAMYDKSAHDLILADFGLAISTETGSKEFVGTISYLAPELVACKNSGKQSSIQNGRLKPYGTGVDVWALGVLCYFMACGYMPFDCETDAETMEYIANSDYYMDEDMSKDDKYKQFWSFLEKCFEVDMDKRASADELSAHSFVCPQYFPNKSPTPIIDSPRAPALRVSKSSTSLHSLEPPSRSASTVSLNLNEPMKRSDSREVNLNRIRETLRKTLSMTSIKREPNVLLNVPSGSNSANFNRASSTLKLEPEPPNVALMNGCLCATPESCSNFTTSPSMSRNGSKNNLQTAIGSWNESSLSGLNSGATLAFDRNSFDFTKLNNTSLSPSVPTSSSSNDARKDKIVFQLGEDD; translated from the coding sequence ATGTCTATAGCAACTTCTGATTATTCACGAATTGATGATAAGGTTTGGCCAACTGCCAACCGCACTGGTCCCAAGGAGGATCCGTCCAAATACCATTGTACGTATGTGACGAAAAAAGTGGCTCTTGGTGATGGCCATTTCAGCGTGGTGAAGGAATGTATGAATACAATGACTGGAGATAGATATGCTATGAAACTGGTTCACAAGTCGTTGGTTATGGATAAATTACAGTTGATCCAGAGGGAAGTGAGTGTTTTGAAGAGAGTAAGTTCATTGATTAGGGAACTCGAGACTTTAAATCAGAAAGTAGCAGGTTCTGGTAGTAATCATGGTGATGTTTTCGAGGGTCATCATCACGTTTTGCAACTATTCGATTTCTTTGAGACTTCGAAGAGTATCGTTTTGGTGACGCAGCTATGTGAGTCGGAGGATTTGTACGATAAGATTTTAAATGCGGGTCATTTGGATCTAGAGACTCAAGTGAAACCGTTTACTGCGTGCTTGTTGAGTGCTTTGCAATTTTTGCACGGTAATGGGATCATTCATCGTGATCTTAAGGCTGAAAACGTTCTCTTTAGGTTGAAGACCAAGACGAACATGATTGAATTACCTAGGGATGATGCTATGTACGATAAATCGGCTCACGATTTGATTTTGGCAGATTTTGGTTTGGCTATAAGTACGGAAACTGGTAGTAAAGAGTTTGTCGGAACAATCTCATATTTGGCTCCGGAACTCGTGGCCTGTAAGAATAGTGGTAAACAGTCTAGTATCCAGAATGGTAGGTTAAAACCATATGGGACAGGTGTAGACGTGTGGGCTCTCGGTGTTCTATGTTATTTCATGGCATGTGGGTATATGCCGTTTGATTGTGAAACTGACGCGGAAACTATGGAATATATCGCCAATAGTGATTATTACATGGATGAGGATATGTCCAAAGATGATAAATATAAACAATTTTGGTCGTTTTTGGAGAAATGTTTCGAGGTGGATATGGATAAAAGAGCTTCTGCGGACGAGTTAAGTGCACATTCGTTCGTATGTCCGCAATATTTCCCAAACAAGTCACCTACTCCAATTATCGACTCACCAAGGGCACCTGCTCTTAGggtttcaaaatcttcGACTTCTTTGCATAGTCTTGAACCACCTTCAAGATCAGCTAGTACTGTTTCCCTAAATCTGAATGAGCCCATGAAACGTTCTGATTCCAGAGAAGTCAATCTAAACAGAATCAGGGAGACGTTACGTAAAACATTATCGATGACATCAATAAAGAGGGAACCTAATGTGCTGCTAAATGTGCCAAGTGGTAGTAATTCAGCCAATTTCAACAGAGCCAGCTCTACGTTGAAGTTAGAACCCGAGCCACCAAATGTTGCATTGATGAACGGATGTCTATGCGCTACTCCAGAGTCGTGCTCAAATTTCACCACATCCCCATCAATGTCCAGAAATGGATCTAAGAATAACCTTCAAACGGCAATTGGATCATGGAATGAATCTAGCCTTTCGGGACTCAATTCAGGAGCAACTTTAGCCTTTGACAGGAATTCCTTCGATTTTACCAAACTGAATAATACATCTTTATCGCCATCGGTACCAAcgtcatcttcttcaaatgatGCAAGAAAAGATAAGATCGTTTTCCAACTCGGGGAAGATGACTGA
- the FOL2 gene encoding GTP cyclohydrolase I (highly similar to uniprot|P51601 YGR267C Saccharomyces cerevisiae FOL2 GTP-cyclohydrolase I), translating to MENKHISHVSQIERRATPLNIRPASPYTLNPTVEKDGLSWPSIGARERAEETDEEEQKRVGRIADAVKTILSELGEDTEREGLLDTPTRYAKAMLYFTKGYQDNIMNDVIKNAVFEEDHDEMVIVRDIEIFSLCEHHLVPFFGKVHIGYIPNKKVLGLSKLARLAEMYARRFQVQERLTKQIAMALSDILKPRGVAVVIEATHMCMVSRGVQKTGSSTVTSCMLGYLRESHKTREEFLNLLGRRY from the coding sequence ATGGAAAACAAACATATCTCGCACGTCTCTCAGATTGAAAGACGTGCTACTCCTTTGAACATTCGTCCAGCTTCGCCTTATACCTTAAATCCTACTGTGGAAAAAGACGGTTTATCATGGCCTAGTATTGGTGCTCGTGAAAGAGCAGAGGAAAcggatgaagaagaacaaaaacgGGTTGGTCGTATTGCAGATGCGGTTAAGACTATTTTGAGTGAGCTCGGTGAGGATACCGAACGTGAGGGTTTACTGGATACCCCTACACGGTACGCTAAAGCGATGTTGTATTTCACTAAAGGCTATCAGGATAATATCATGAACGATGTGATTAAGAATGCTGTGTTCGAGGAAGATCATGACGAGATGGTTATTGTTCGTGACATTGAGATCTTCTCTTTGTGCGAGCATCATTTGGTGCCATTTTTCGGTAAAGTTCATATTGGATACATTCCTAATAAGAAGGTGTTGGGTTTATCGAAATTGGCTCGTTTAGCAGAGATGTACGCTAGACGTTTCCAAGTACAAGAACGTTTAACGAAGCAAATTGCTATGGCTTTGAGTGATATCTTGAAACCTAGAGGTGTCGCTGTGGTCATCGAGGCTACTCATATGTGTATGGTGTCTCGTGGTGTCCAAAAAACTGGTTCTTCCACTGTCACTTCTTGTATGTTGGGATACTTGCGAGAATCACACAAGACAAGAGAAGAATTCTTAAACCTTTTGGGCAGAAGGTACTGA
- a CDS encoding uncharacterized protein (some similarities with uniprot|P40325 YGR268C Saccharomyces cerevisiae HUA1 uncharacterized ORF), whose protein sequence is MKSESDIQPDEHLPSYDEVLRQDTAAASQQQQQLPPNPPPRPTQPPARPPRPSNAIPAYHHSTSTFSSSTSTSTGNKKLPWTYPPGYYCKKCGNTGTKIKTQQKCKKCWSKFYKPPPAQPPRPSAGPRPAFVYSNVTMPPQNFVINSAPIVVRPGDSRIGGMMCNNCNGTGRVRFFLDKEPCPVCYGLGRILTGPTY, encoded by the coding sequence AtgaaatcagaatcagataTACAGCCAGATGAGCATCTTCCGTCGTATGATGAAGTGCTGAGACAAGatactgctgctgcttcgcagcagcagcagcagctcCCACCAAACCCTCCACCACGTCCAACACAACCACCAGCAAGACCGCCCCGGCCAAGCAATGCCATACCAGCGTACCATCATTCCACTAGTACCTTTTCAAGCAGTACCAGTACCAGTACTGGCAATAAGAAACTACCCTGGACGTACCCTCCAGGATATTATTGTAAAAAATGCGGGAACACTGGCACCAAGATCAAGACTCAACAAAAATGTAAGAAATGTTGGTCGAAATTCTACAAACCCCCACCTGCACAACCACCACGTCCAAGTGCAGGGCCAAGACCTGCGTTCGTATACTCTAATGTCACGATGCCACCACAGAATTTCGTCATAAACTCAGCACCTATCGTTGTGCGTCCCGGTGACAGTCGCATAGGAGGCATGATGTGTAACAATTGCAATGGGACTGGTAGGGTACGATTCTTCTTGGATAAAGAACCGTGTCCCGTATGCTACGGTCTTGGCAGGATTCTTACTGGACCAACCTACTAG